From the Quercus lobata isolate SW786 chromosome 6, ValleyOak3.0 Primary Assembly, whole genome shotgun sequence genome, one window contains:
- the LOC115950313 gene encoding precursor of CEP3-like: protein MAQSKLISAFLFLVFILSQQIQSIEGRHLREGKKSNESQTLQTQTKIYETESIIHGDVLHGDDKSNEEITSESTPTPPTVRESQLPPPPNRGVDDFRPTAPGHSPGAGHSIQN, encoded by the coding sequence ATGGCCCAAAGCAAGTTAATCtctgcttttcttttcctggtTTTCATTCTCTCCCAACAAATTCAGTCCATCGAGGGAAGGCATTTGCGTGAAGGGAAGAAGAGTAATGAATCCCAAACCCTCCAAACTCAAACTAAAATCTATGAAACAGAATCTATCATTCATGGCGATGTGTTGCATGGTGATGACAAATCAAACGAAGAGATTACTAGCGAGTCTACTCCTACACCACCAACCGTCAGAGAATCTCAGCTGCCTCCTCCTCCCAATCGTGGTGTCGATGACTTCAGACCCACAGCTCCAGGTCACAGCCCTGGTGCTGGGCATTCCATTCAAAACTAA